Proteins encoded in a region of the Bactrocera tryoni isolate S06 chromosome 4, CSIRO_BtryS06_freeze2, whole genome shotgun sequence genome:
- the LOC120774127 gene encoding uncharacterized protein LOC120774127 isoform X2, with the protein MHMWSHLHASTGDPRQSYIDQQGNQGSPYQRRQNQNYDNKTNRNEKTQQEQQENKAQEQQRYENTQPPPLEPPPQPPQMEEDPAEEEEDVKVEDSGLYDESGKLQYKNIFRTRKKSSVRAKEKKIRQNRQLRKTLIPKNALMVLNEVVGLTISEFTITTASGGGFVAVVTVNDKQYEGKGHSKIAAKNSASEKALRDYVLEKMREKPRLRKSSVNNDESVEMAVDAPNETVSENGEDGQQDNSGTSALIDDVPMVNLASFAIFKLFTEWENEGYVVPELRVAHPPQTGSGNDSTNGDGNPQFKPPKAAPIRSELPSNWESIHPSTLLCMMRPGLQYREIGTVGDPPNVLQRMGVTVDEVDYESSGRSKKTARRNVAVCVLNELFGTNFVKEPPFEE; encoded by the exons GATCCGCGACAATCATATATTGATCAACAAGGAAATCAAGGCTCACCATATCAAAGACgccaaaatcaaaattatgacAATAAAACTAACCGGAATGAAAAAACGCAACAAGAGCAGCAAGAAAATAAGGCACAAGAGCAGCAGAGATATGAGAATACACAACCGCCGCCATTAGAGCCACCCCCACAACCACCACAAATGGAAGAAGATccagcagaagaagaagaagatgtcaAAGTGGAAGATTCTGGCTTATACGATGAAAGTGGAAAATTgcagtacaaaaatattttccgtaCGCGCAAGAAGTCTTCCG TGCGTGCCAAGGAGAAGAAAATACGTCAAAATCGTCAACTGCGCAAAACATTAATTCCCAAGAATGCTTTGATGGTTCTGAATGAGGTCGTTGGCTTGACAATTAGCGAATTTACTATTACCACTGCTTCAGGTGGTGGATTTGTAGCTGTTGTTACGGTTAATGATAAACAATATGAAGGCAAAGGTCATTCTAAGATAGCTGCTAAAAATAGTGCCAGCGAGAAAGCATTACGCGATTATGTGTTGGAGAAAATGCGTGAAAAGCCACGATTGCGTAAGAGCTCAGTTAATAATGATGAGTCTGTGGAAATGGCCGTTGATGCTCCCAATG AAACTGTCAGCGAGAATGGAGAAGATGGACAGCAGGATAATTCTGGCACATCAGCGTTAATCGATGATGTACCTATGGTCAATTTGGCTTCATTTGCTATTTTTAAACTGTTTACTGAATGGGAGAACGAGGGTTATGTTGTACCCGAATTGCGTGTTGCTCATCCGCCGCAAACAGGTTCTGGCAACGACAGCACCAATGGAGATGGAAACCCTCAATTTAAGCCACCAAAGGCGGCACCAATTCGCTCTGAATTGCCAAGCAATTGGGAATCAATTCATCCTTCTACTTTACTCTGTATG ATGCGTCCAGGATTGCAGTATCGCGAAATTGGTACAGTAGGCGACCCACCAAATGTATTACAGCGCATGGGCGTTACTGTTGACGAAGTGGACTATGAAAGCTCTGGTCGTTCTAAGAAAACTGCTCGCCGCAATGTGGCCGTTTGTGTGCTTAATGAGTTGTTCGGTACCAATTTCGTCAAGGAGCCACcatttgaagaataa
- the LOC120774127 gene encoding uncharacterized protein LOC120774127 isoform X1, producing the protein MNRSRRPPQKRNFVSGGIYDPRQSYIDQQGNQGSPYQRRQNQNYDNKTNRNEKTQQEQQENKAQEQQRYENTQPPPLEPPPQPPQMEEDPAEEEEDVKVEDSGLYDESGKLQYKNIFRTRKKSSVRAKEKKIRQNRQLRKTLIPKNALMVLNEVVGLTISEFTITTASGGGFVAVVTVNDKQYEGKGHSKIAAKNSASEKALRDYVLEKMREKPRLRKSSVNNDESVEMAVDAPNETVSENGEDGQQDNSGTSALIDDVPMVNLASFAIFKLFTEWENEGYVVPELRVAHPPQTGSGNDSTNGDGNPQFKPPKAAPIRSELPSNWESIHPSTLLCMMRPGLQYREIGTVGDPPNVLQRMGVTVDEVDYESSGRSKKTARRNVAVCVLNELFGTNFVKEPPFEE; encoded by the exons GATCCGCGACAATCATATATTGATCAACAAGGAAATCAAGGCTCACCATATCAAAGACgccaaaatcaaaattatgacAATAAAACTAACCGGAATGAAAAAACGCAACAAGAGCAGCAAGAAAATAAGGCACAAGAGCAGCAGAGATATGAGAATACACAACCGCCGCCATTAGAGCCACCCCCACAACCACCACAAATGGAAGAAGATccagcagaagaagaagaagatgtcaAAGTGGAAGATTCTGGCTTATACGATGAAAGTGGAAAATTgcagtacaaaaatattttccgtaCGCGCAAGAAGTCTTCCG TGCGTGCCAAGGAGAAGAAAATACGTCAAAATCGTCAACTGCGCAAAACATTAATTCCCAAGAATGCTTTGATGGTTCTGAATGAGGTCGTTGGCTTGACAATTAGCGAATTTACTATTACCACTGCTTCAGGTGGTGGATTTGTAGCTGTTGTTACGGTTAATGATAAACAATATGAAGGCAAAGGTCATTCTAAGATAGCTGCTAAAAATAGTGCCAGCGAGAAAGCATTACGCGATTATGTGTTGGAGAAAATGCGTGAAAAGCCACGATTGCGTAAGAGCTCAGTTAATAATGATGAGTCTGTGGAAATGGCCGTTGATGCTCCCAATG AAACTGTCAGCGAGAATGGAGAAGATGGACAGCAGGATAATTCTGGCACATCAGCGTTAATCGATGATGTACCTATGGTCAATTTGGCTTCATTTGCTATTTTTAAACTGTTTACTGAATGGGAGAACGAGGGTTATGTTGTACCCGAATTGCGTGTTGCTCATCCGCCGCAAACAGGTTCTGGCAACGACAGCACCAATGGAGATGGAAACCCTCAATTTAAGCCACCAAAGGCGGCACCAATTCGCTCTGAATTGCCAAGCAATTGGGAATCAATTCATCCTTCTACTTTACTCTGTATG ATGCGTCCAGGATTGCAGTATCGCGAAATTGGTACAGTAGGCGACCCACCAAATGTATTACAGCGCATGGGCGTTACTGTTGACGAAGTGGACTATGAAAGCTCTGGTCGTTCTAAGAAAACTGCTCGCCGCAATGTGGCCGTTTGTGTGCTTAATGAGTTGTTCGGTACCAATTTCGTCAAGGAGCCACcatttgaagaataa